The following proteins come from a genomic window of Archangium lipolyticum:
- a CDS encoding nuclear transport factor 2 family protein, with amino-acid sequence MAMERAQRFVDALARLEESGDLESLLELFSDDAQVSNVASHRTFHGKEGARDFWREYKGMLRQVKSTFRNMIEAGDRVALEWESSGTAHNGAAVDYEGVSIIEWDGDRISRFYAYFDPRVLGLELSQGTAPRSEAPATAPA; translated from the coding sequence ATGGCGATGGAGCGAGCGCAGCGTTTCGTGGATGCACTGGCCAGACTGGAGGAGAGCGGCGACCTGGAGTCCCTGCTGGAGCTCTTCAGTGACGACGCTCAGGTGAGCAACGTGGCCTCCCACCGGACCTTCCACGGGAAGGAGGGGGCGCGCGACTTCTGGCGCGAGTACAAGGGAATGTTACGCCAGGTGAAATCCACCTTCCGGAACATGATCGAAGCGGGGGACCGCGTGGCGCTCGAGTGGGAGTCCAGCGGCACCGCGCACAACGGCGCGGCGGTGGATTACGAGGGCGTCTCCATCATCGAGTGGGACGGTGACCGCATCTCTCGCTTCTACGCCTACTTCGACCCGCGCGTGTTGGGGCTGGAGCTGTCCCAGGGCACCGCGCCGCGCTCGGAGGCTCCGGCCACCGCGCCGGCCTGA
- a CDS encoding YceI family protein: protein MKHSFLALLSSLMLSAPAFAQETATARTYSVKKDGSSVTYRLNHKMHEVVGTARPTEGKARILPDGTLQVAVRANVADFDSGNSNRDSHMKEVTEAVKYPTVEFKGVASGVKVPTSFPAKQSVTLKGQLTFHGVKQTIEVPLEVLFNTASDVSAEGKFQISLDSYKVERPSLLMVKVDDALAMETKFQLKEEGK, encoded by the coding sequence ATGAAACACTCGTTCCTGGCCCTGCTGTCCTCGCTGATGCTGTCCGCTCCCGCTTTCGCACAGGAGACGGCCACCGCGCGTACGTACTCGGTGAAGAAGGACGGCAGCAGCGTGACCTACCGCCTCAACCACAAGATGCACGAGGTGGTGGGCACCGCGCGCCCCACCGAGGGCAAGGCCCGCATCCTTCCGGATGGCACCCTGCAGGTGGCCGTGCGCGCCAACGTGGCCGACTTCGACTCGGGCAACTCCAACCGGGACTCGCACATGAAGGAGGTCACCGAGGCCGTGAAGTACCCCACGGTCGAGTTCAAGGGCGTGGCCTCGGGCGTGAAGGTGCCCACCTCGTTCCCCGCCAAGCAGTCGGTGACGCTCAAGGGCCAGCTCACCTTCCACGGTGTGAAGCAGACCATCGAGGTGCCCCTGGAGGTGCTGTTCAACACGGCCAGTGACGTGTCCGCCGAGGGCAAGTTCCAGATCAGCCTGGATTCCTACAAGGTGGAGCGCCCGTCGCTGCTGATGGTGAAGGTGGACGACGCGCTGGCGATGGAGACGAAGTTCCAGCTCAAGGAGGAGGGGAAGTGA
- a CDS encoding QcrA and Rieske domain-containing protein, translating to MSTSRRGFLRGLVGAGAGAAAAGLPGCAPDIAPAPVLDAQKEADGTVILDVRRYPDLSKEGGAVTLRVSGEQPLLVMHTAEKGTGEYKVVSAICTHSGCPLGFQDGEAICPCHLSRFSTDGKVTQAPAKAPLTSYKASFDGVLLKIDFAAGEEGFPSVQNGKIFFPFSRFPELQAAGGRVQGVPQGYGKLLFVFALEGGAYTAVDSLCTHQQCPVSYDESASDLWCACHNSRFTKTGDVTRGPDPSGAITIGPLKKFTATSDATGVTVAIT from the coding sequence GTGAGCACGAGTCGTCGTGGTTTCCTCCGGGGGTTGGTGGGAGCGGGCGCGGGTGCCGCGGCGGCGGGCCTGCCCGGGTGCGCGCCGGACATCGCCCCCGCGCCAGTGCTGGACGCTCAGAAGGAAGCGGACGGCACCGTGATCCTGGACGTGAGGCGCTACCCGGACCTGTCGAAGGAGGGAGGCGCCGTCACCCTGCGCGTGTCCGGCGAGCAGCCGCTGCTCGTCATGCACACGGCTGAAAAGGGTACGGGTGAGTACAAGGTGGTGTCCGCCATCTGTACGCACTCGGGGTGCCCGCTGGGCTTCCAGGACGGTGAGGCCATCTGCCCGTGCCACCTCTCGCGCTTCTCGACGGACGGCAAGGTGACGCAGGCCCCCGCGAAGGCGCCGCTGACCAGCTACAAGGCGAGCTTCGACGGGGTGCTGTTGAAGATCGACTTCGCGGCGGGCGAGGAGGGGTTCCCCTCGGTGCAGAATGGGAAGATCTTCTTCCCCTTCTCGCGCTTCCCCGAGCTGCAGGCGGCGGGAGGCAGGGTGCAGGGAGTCCCGCAGGGGTACGGCAAGCTCCTCTTCGTCTTCGCGCTCGAGGGTGGCGCGTACACGGCGGTGGACTCGCTCTGCACGCACCAGCAGTGCCCGGTCAGCTACGACGAGTCGGCGAGTGACCTGTGGTGCGCGTGCCACAACTCGCGCTTCACGAAGACGGGCGACGTGACGCGGGGGCCGGATCCGAGCGGAGCCATCACCATCGGTCCGCTCAAGAAGTTCACGGCCACGAGCGACGCCACGGGAGTCACCGTGGCCATCACGTAG
- a CDS encoding CBS domain-containing protein has product MAQRHTDNGRDVSARPSPPNGTHTEDRERERRAAEAPPGSRERSESDVTGWSPERDEPPEVRQGRFHRAAQLRLAQPRTEEGGPPPGDDTRYDLGSRRRLIGRDRPYERPAQGDIGGGHYGRDDRSVGDAAGLGPGPLMGDQDLYHSLEGHQPPREYREWDRSGTGAERSSHVTQTRSPGYGGQATRGVPPGRREDRAVEDRPTEGREAGGEGYSSLMGVSQPAPSRESRVTTHGPTGAPTQQRQGRWKREPLMAREIMTRGVKSVHLDSSLREVARVMKDEDCGIVPVVDERGRLKGVLTDRDLVIRTLAEGRPPDNMRARDVMTDDVEAVTPDEDIHSIIALMGRQQVRRVPVVERDDRLVGIISMADIATRADYDEELQEALDRISARRSFWSRLY; this is encoded by the coding sequence ATGGCCCAACGACACACCGACAATGGCCGGGACGTCTCGGCGCGCCCCTCGCCGCCCAATGGCACCCACACCGAGGATCGGGAGCGCGAGCGCCGCGCCGCCGAGGCCCCGCCGGGCTCCCGCGAGCGCTCCGAGTCCGACGTCACCGGCTGGAGCCCCGAGCGCGACGAGCCACCCGAGGTGCGCCAGGGCCGCTTCCACCGCGCCGCCCAGCTGCGCCTGGCCCAGCCGCGCACCGAGGAGGGCGGGCCCCCGCCCGGGGACGACACGCGCTACGACCTGGGCTCGCGCCGCCGCCTCATCGGGAGGGATCGGCCCTACGAGCGCCCGGCGCAGGGCGACATCGGAGGGGGACACTACGGCCGGGATGATCGCTCGGTTGGCGACGCCGCCGGGCTGGGTCCGGGACCATTGATGGGCGATCAGGATCTGTACCACTCGTTGGAGGGGCACCAGCCGCCCCGCGAGTACCGCGAGTGGGATCGCAGCGGCACCGGCGCCGAGCGGAGCAGTCACGTCACGCAGACGCGCTCCCCGGGATATGGCGGGCAGGCCACGCGCGGTGTGCCTCCCGGGCGGCGCGAGGACCGGGCAGTGGAGGACCGTCCCACGGAGGGCCGTGAAGCCGGAGGCGAGGGGTATTCGTCACTGATGGGTGTGAGCCAGCCGGCGCCGTCTCGCGAGTCGCGTGTCACCACGCACGGGCCCACCGGGGCACCCACTCAGCAGCGCCAGGGCCGCTGGAAGCGCGAGCCGCTGATGGCTCGGGAGATCATGACGCGCGGGGTGAAGAGCGTGCACCTCGACAGCAGCCTGCGCGAGGTGGCGCGCGTCATGAAGGACGAGGACTGCGGCATCGTCCCCGTGGTGGACGAGCGCGGGCGGCTCAAGGGCGTGCTCACCGATCGCGACCTGGTCATCCGCACCCTCGCCGAGGGCCGCCCTCCCGACAACATGCGCGCCCGGGATGTGATGACGGATGACGTGGAGGCGGTCACGCCGGACGAGGACATCCACAGCATCATCGCCCTGATGGGCCGCCAGCAGGTGCGCCGCGTCCCCGTGGTGGAGCGCGATGACCGGCTGGTGGGCATCATCTCCATGGCCGACATCGCCACCCGCGCGGATTACGACGAGGAACTCCAGGAGGCGCTGGATCGCATCTCGGCACGGCGCTCGTTCTGGAGCCGGTTGTACTAG
- a CDS encoding cytochrome P450, producing MLTTLPDTVAEDLSHLPLPPGAEGLPLLGETLAFLRAPGPFIDERRRRHGDIFRSHIFGSPTVFLSGAEASRWVFAGENKFLHVRWGYGTRRVLGLQAIPQLTGEAHLARRRLLAPHFTQAMVRDFVPRVQTIATRHLERWAEHPEVTVLSMASTLVLEVALGLILGDTPVDLGRVVPLVERWVKGLFSAVPWDVPFTVHGRSMAARRELRALLVRVVAGREHLAEQPRDILGSLLSVRDERGQPLPREAVLDETLVQLLAGHDTTLHSLTNLVWMLAEHPEVLQRCREEQRGASVDEPLTLESLKEMPYLHQVIHEGLRCLPPVSALPRVTTRDVAYGGYRIPQGWTLMLSVGGTHRASPWTEPERFDPERMSPERAEHRKHSNALIPFGGGARVCLGQHFAMTEMAVVLALMLRGYRWELVPGQDLSLAPLPFPHPRGGLRVRFSRA from the coding sequence ATGCTGACGACACTGCCCGACACCGTGGCGGAGGATCTCTCTCATCTGCCGTTGCCACCGGGAGCCGAGGGGCTCCCGCTCCTGGGCGAGACACTCGCCTTCCTGCGAGCCCCGGGGCCCTTCATCGACGAGCGGCGGCGGCGGCACGGCGACATCTTCCGCTCGCACATCTTCGGCTCGCCCACGGTGTTCCTCTCGGGGGCGGAGGCCAGCCGCTGGGTCTTCGCGGGGGAGAACAAGTTCCTCCACGTGCGGTGGGGCTACGGCACGCGCCGGGTGCTCGGCCTGCAGGCCATTCCCCAGCTCACGGGCGAGGCCCACCTGGCCCGGCGCCGGCTGCTCGCCCCCCACTTCACCCAGGCCATGGTGCGTGACTTCGTGCCGCGCGTGCAGACCATCGCCACGCGGCACCTGGAGCGGTGGGCCGAGCACCCGGAGGTGACGGTGCTGTCCATGGCGAGCACGCTCGTGCTCGAGGTGGCCCTCGGCCTCATCCTCGGGGACACGCCGGTGGACCTGGGGCGCGTGGTTCCACTGGTGGAGCGGTGGGTGAAGGGCCTCTTCTCGGCGGTGCCGTGGGACGTGCCCTTCACGGTGCATGGCCGCTCCATGGCGGCACGGCGGGAGCTGCGCGCCTTGCTGGTGCGGGTGGTGGCCGGGCGCGAGCACCTGGCCGAGCAGCCCCGGGACATCCTCGGCTCGCTGCTGTCGGTGCGGGACGAGCGGGGCCAGCCGCTGCCGCGCGAGGCCGTGCTCGACGAGACGCTCGTCCAACTGCTCGCGGGCCACGACACCACGCTGCACTCGCTGACCAACCTGGTGTGGATGCTGGCCGAGCACCCCGAGGTGCTCCAGCGCTGCCGCGAGGAGCAGCGCGGCGCCAGCGTGGACGAGCCCCTCACGCTCGAGAGCCTGAAGGAGATGCCCTACCTGCACCAGGTCATCCACGAGGGCTTGCGTTGCCTTCCTCCGGTGAGCGCCCTGCCACGCGTCACCACGCGGGACGTGGCGTATGGCGGCTACCGCATTCCCCAGGGGTGGACGCTCATGCTCAGCGTCGGAGGCACGCACCGGGCCTCACCCTGGACGGAGCCGGAGCGCTTCGACCCGGAGCGCATGAGCCCCGAGCGCGCCGAGCACCGCAAGCACTCCAACGCCCTCATTCCCTTCGGCGGAGGGGCACGGGTGTGCCTGGGGCAGCACTTCGCCATGACGGAGATGGCCGTCGTCCTGGCGCTGATGCTGCGCGGCTACCGCTGGGAGCTCGTCCCCGGGCAGGACCTGTCGCTCGCGCCGCTGCCCTTCCCGCACCCGCGCGGGGGCCTCCGGGTGCGCTTCTCCCGGGCGTGA
- a CDS encoding ArsA family ATPase, translated as MNLQLLLREKRVVVLCGAGGVGKTTTAAALGVAAARAGRKVLVLTIDPARRLAEAMGLSEGGAEPTPIPPERLFAGGEPGPGRLDVWMLDPRIVFERFVRRLSATPEAARTIIENRLYRFLSDLVAGMQEYAAAEALDNFLDEGRYELIVLDTPPSRHALDFLEAPGRLARFLDDRIVSLFLPEEKGRGGRLWRKTSQLLGNVLGTIFGDGFTQEMRAFLGAFSGLFAGIRLRADRLRSRLSSPDAAFLLVTSPESASLEEASFFRDMLREKGLPFAGYVLNRSWAREDGLEPPEALLRHVEEGGAARDGVKALIGLAAQERARAEAHRGLLQRLAEKLPAGAVAVAAPEAGGELEDFRGLVRLGDALATS; from the coding sequence ATGAACCTGCAGTTGCTGCTGCGAGAGAAGCGCGTCGTCGTGCTGTGTGGCGCCGGCGGCGTGGGCAAGACGACGACGGCGGCGGCCCTGGGCGTGGCCGCGGCGCGCGCGGGCCGCAAGGTGCTGGTGCTCACCATCGACCCGGCGCGGCGGCTCGCCGAGGCCATGGGCCTGTCCGAGGGCGGCGCGGAGCCCACCCCCATTCCCCCCGAGCGCCTCTTCGCGGGCGGCGAGCCCGGCCCGGGCCGGCTGGACGTGTGGATGTTGGATCCGCGCATCGTCTTCGAGCGCTTCGTGCGGCGGCTGTCGGCCACGCCCGAGGCGGCGCGCACCATCATCGAGAACCGCCTCTACCGCTTCCTGTCGGACCTGGTGGCGGGCATGCAGGAGTACGCGGCGGCCGAGGCACTGGACAACTTCCTGGACGAGGGCCGCTACGAGCTCATCGTCCTGGACACGCCGCCGAGCCGCCACGCGCTGGACTTCCTGGAGGCCCCGGGGCGGCTGGCGCGCTTCCTGGATGACCGCATCGTCTCGCTCTTCCTCCCGGAGGAGAAGGGGCGCGGGGGGCGGCTGTGGCGCAAGACGTCGCAGCTGCTGGGCAACGTGCTGGGCACCATCTTCGGAGATGGTTTCACCCAGGAGATGCGCGCCTTCCTGGGGGCCTTCAGCGGGCTGTTCGCGGGCATCCGGTTGAGGGCGGACCGGTTGCGCTCCCGGCTGTCCTCGCCGGACGCGGCCTTCCTGCTGGTGACGTCGCCGGAGTCGGCCTCGCTGGAGGAGGCGTCCTTCTTCCGGGACATGCTGCGCGAGAAGGGGCTGCCCTTCGCCGGCTACGTGCTCAACCGGAGCTGGGCGCGCGAGGACGGGCTGGAGCCTCCCGAGGCGCTGCTGCGGCACGTGGAGGAGGGAGGCGCCGCGCGCGACGGGGTGAAGGCGCTCATCGGTCTGGCCGCGCAGGAGCGCGCCCGCGCCGAGGCCCACCGCGGACTGCTCCAACGGCTGGCGGAGAAGCTGCCCGCGGGCGCGGTGGCGGTGGCCGCGCCCGAGGCCGGTGGCGAGCTGGAGGACTTCAGAGGCCTGGTGCGGCTGGGCGACGCGCTCGCCACCTCGTGA
- a CDS encoding ArsA-related P-loop ATPase, with protein MGGATALLDALWERRALLVSGKGGVGKTTIAAALARAAVASGRRVLLAEVEVSSDEQNGPSPLATLVGARAPGPRVAEVSRGLSFVRLSPIEGQRLFLQDVLPLRVMADAAMRTRALRRFLEAAPALREMGVLYQMLHLLRSTRPDGSPLHTLTILDLPATGHALALAALPDALLSVMPGGPVGRAVREGLTLLRDPALTGALLVTLPEPLPVSETLELATAIQRHRIPITAGVLNRMPDNPFSPDGRAAVERLLDEHGPHRGHRALAQLDRARAAEARLAGNLPAPLFTVPELPALGVELVERLATHFTRSLVPPERSTGSAGARP; from the coding sequence TTGGGAGGGGCGACGGCCTTGCTGGACGCATTGTGGGAACGGCGGGCGTTGCTCGTCTCGGGAAAAGGGGGCGTGGGAAAGACGACCATCGCGGCGGCGCTCGCGCGCGCGGCGGTGGCCTCGGGCCGGCGGGTGCTGCTGGCCGAGGTGGAAGTGTCTTCCGACGAGCAGAATGGTCCCTCCCCCCTCGCCACGCTGGTGGGGGCGCGAGCGCCCGGCCCTCGCGTCGCCGAGGTGTCCAGGGGCCTGTCCTTCGTCCGGCTGTCTCCCATCGAGGGCCAGCGCCTCTTCCTGCAGGATGTGCTGCCCCTGCGTGTCATGGCGGACGCGGCCATGCGCACGCGCGCCCTGCGCCGCTTCCTCGAGGCCGCGCCCGCGCTCCGGGAGATGGGTGTCCTCTACCAGATGTTGCACCTGCTGCGGAGCACCCGCCCGGATGGGAGCCCCCTGCACACGCTGACCATCCTGGACCTGCCAGCCACCGGCCACGCGCTCGCGCTCGCGGCGCTGCCGGACGCGTTGCTGTCCGTCATGCCCGGGGGCCCCGTGGGCCGCGCCGTGCGCGAGGGGCTGACCCTCTTGAGGGACCCGGCCCTCACGGGTGCGCTGCTCGTCACCCTTCCCGAGCCGCTGCCCGTCAGTGAGACGCTGGAGCTGGCCACCGCCATCCAGCGCCACCGCATCCCCATCACCGCGGGCGTGCTCAACCGCATGCCGGACAATCCCTTCTCGCCGGATGGCCGCGCCGCCGTGGAGCGGCTGCTGGACGAGCATGGGCCGCACCGGGGGCATCGTGCCCTGGCGCAGCTGGACCGGGCGCGCGCCGCCGAGGCCCGGCTGGCGGGCAACCTTCCCGCGCCCCTCTTCACCGTGCCCGAGCTGCCCGCCTTGGGCGTGGAGCTGGTGGAGCGGCTCGCCACGCACTTCACCCGTAGCCTCGTCCCCCCTGAGCGCTCCACCGGGAGCGCCGGAGCCCGGCCATGA
- a CDS encoding MEDS domain-containing protein has protein sequence MKETPPAAPPPPRRLEEVGVALGETAQQLTRVGQGDHLCLIYERFEEQVAALVPFVRMGLERGERCVYLVDEGTAEEVVAVLRERGVDVEAEGARGALVFQSTREAYLRTGRFVPEEMLAHLRELERQALEAGFTGLRIMGEMTWALGAQPESRELIRYEALLTGFFPNSKVVAICQYHRSRFPPEIIRDVMRTHPLVIYGNEVHGNLFYERPELMLGKETAALRVEWMLAQLRRVRADERELVELGMRLGQQAEENARLYEEASEAVRIRDDFLSVASHELKTPLTPLHLKLQSLKREMESGPVACVHRERVVRVVEGAETQLRKLAALVDDLLDVSRLAEGRLPLTWEDVDLTEVVNEVMGRFAQQAAKMGCELELAAGGPVVGRWDRMRLDQVMTNLLSNAMKYGAGHPVRVRVEGEEERAVLVVKDEGIGIAPEHLKRIFGKFERAVSGRNYGGLGLGLYITQQIVQALGGRVQVESELGQGSTFRVELPRRPVET, from the coding sequence ATGAAAGAAACCCCCCCGGCAGCTCCCCCGCCCCCCAGGCGACTGGAGGAGGTGGGTGTGGCGCTGGGCGAGACGGCTCAGCAGCTCACACGCGTGGGCCAGGGTGACCACCTGTGCCTCATCTACGAGCGGTTCGAGGAGCAGGTGGCGGCGCTGGTGCCCTTCGTTCGCATGGGGCTGGAGCGGGGTGAGCGCTGTGTGTACCTGGTGGACGAGGGCACGGCGGAAGAGGTGGTCGCGGTGCTGCGGGAACGCGGCGTGGACGTGGAGGCGGAGGGGGCGCGGGGAGCGCTCGTCTTCCAGTCCACGCGCGAGGCGTACCTGCGCACGGGGCGGTTCGTGCCGGAGGAGATGCTGGCCCATCTGCGCGAGCTGGAGAGGCAGGCGCTGGAGGCGGGCTTCACGGGGCTGCGCATCATGGGGGAGATGACGTGGGCGCTGGGGGCGCAACCGGAGAGCCGGGAGCTCATCCGCTACGAGGCGCTGCTGACGGGGTTCTTCCCGAACAGCAAGGTGGTGGCCATCTGCCAGTACCACCGGAGCCGGTTCCCGCCGGAGATCATCCGGGACGTGATGCGCACGCACCCGCTGGTCATCTACGGCAACGAGGTGCACGGGAACCTCTTCTACGAGAGGCCGGAGTTGATGCTGGGGAAGGAGACGGCGGCGCTGAGGGTGGAGTGGATGCTGGCGCAGCTGAGGCGGGTGAGGGCGGACGAGCGCGAGCTCGTGGAGCTGGGGATGAGGCTGGGGCAGCAGGCGGAGGAGAACGCGCGGCTGTACGAGGAGGCGAGCGAGGCGGTGAGGATCCGGGACGATTTCCTCTCGGTGGCCTCGCACGAGCTGAAGACGCCGCTGACGCCGCTGCACCTGAAGCTCCAGTCACTGAAGAGGGAGATGGAGTCGGGGCCGGTGGCGTGTGTGCACCGGGAGCGGGTGGTTCGGGTGGTGGAGGGGGCGGAGACGCAGCTGCGCAAGCTGGCGGCGCTGGTGGATGACCTGCTGGACGTGTCGAGGCTGGCGGAGGGGAGGCTGCCGCTGACGTGGGAGGACGTGGACCTGACGGAGGTGGTGAACGAGGTGATGGGGAGGTTCGCGCAGCAGGCGGCGAAGATGGGCTGCGAGCTGGAGCTGGCGGCGGGGGGGCCGGTGGTGGGGAGGTGGGATCGGATGAGGTTGGATCAGGTGATGACGAACCTGCTGTCGAACGCGATGAAGTACGGAGCGGGGCACCCGGTGAGGGTGAGGGTGGAGGGGGAGGAGGAGAGGGCGGTGCTGGTGGTGAAGGACGAGGGGATAGGGATCGCGCCGGAGCACCTGAAGCGGATCTTCGGCAAGTTCGAGAGGGCGGTGTCGGGGAGGAACTACGGAGGATTGGGATTGGGGCTCTACATCACGCAGCAGATCGTGCAGGCGCTGGGGGGGAGGGTCCAGGTGGAGAGCGAGCTGGGGCAGGGCTCCACGTTCAGGGTGGAGCTACCGCGCCGGCCCGTGGAGACGTGA
- a CDS encoding nucleotidyltransferase, translated as MQRTPELLCLLLDAGVEFVLIGGVAAIAHGSATFTQDCDITAPFTEENLARLLAVLAPHRPRYALAVPKRPVTESPAALSKNRNLYLLTDLGRLDILSEVPPIGTYPDVANKAVTLTLYERSCRVISLDDLIAVKRHVGRDKDRLVERELLALRDRQKNTGQ; from the coding sequence ATGCAGCGGACGCCTGAGCTCCTCTGCCTGCTCCTCGACGCGGGTGTGGAGTTCGTCCTCATCGGGGGCGTCGCCGCCATCGCCCACGGCTCGGCGACTTTCACGCAGGACTGTGACATCACCGCGCCTTTCACCGAGGAGAATCTCGCACGGCTGCTCGCCGTGCTCGCGCCGCATCGTCCCAGGTACGCACTCGCCGTGCCCAAGCGCCCCGTCACCGAGTCGCCCGCTGCGCTCTCGAAGAACCGCAACCTCTACCTGCTCACCGACCTGGGCCGCCTCGATATCCTCTCCGAAGTCCCGCCCATCGGAACCTATCCGGATGTCGCCAACAAGGCGGTGACCCTGACCCTCTACGAGCGCTCTTGCCGCGTCATCAGCCTGGACGACCTGATCGCCGTCAAACGCCATGTGGGACGGGACAAGGATCGCCTCGTCGAGCGCGAGCTCCTGGCTCTTCGAGATCGGCAGAAGAACACCGGGCAGTGA
- a CDS encoding class II aldolase/adducin family protein: protein MIATARKMNTSGLNQGTSGNLSQRVEEGFLVTPTGMDYDTMVPEDIVLMRFDGSHEGRRKPSSEWRFHWDILAARPEVGAVLHAHSMFCTTLACLRRGIPSFHYMVAVAGGVDIRCAPYATFGTEELSRHAVAALEGRKACLLANHGMLALGRDLAGTFKLAVEVETLAAMYWRALQIGEPVLLEPAEMAVVLEKFKTYGQQPEPRG from the coding sequence ATGATCGCCACGGCGCGCAAGATGAACACGTCGGGGCTGAACCAGGGCACGAGCGGCAATCTCAGCCAGCGCGTGGAGGAGGGGTTCCTCGTGACGCCGACGGGGATGGACTACGACACGATGGTGCCGGAGGACATCGTCCTGATGCGCTTCGACGGCAGCCACGAGGGGCGCCGCAAGCCCTCGTCCGAGTGGCGCTTCCACTGGGACATCCTGGCCGCGCGGCCCGAGGTGGGCGCGGTGCTGCACGCACACTCGATGTTCTGCACGACGCTCGCGTGCCTGCGCCGGGGGATTCCGTCCTTCCACTACATGGTCGCGGTGGCCGGAGGCGTGGACATCCGCTGCGCGCCGTATGCCACGTTCGGCACGGAGGAGCTGTCACGCCACGCCGTGGCGGCGCTGGAGGGGCGCAAGGCGTGCCTGCTGGCCAATCACGGGATGCTCGCGCTGGGCAGGGACCTGGCGGGCACCTTCAAGCTGGCGGTGGAGGTGGAGACGCTCGCGGCCATGTACTGGCGCGCGCTCCAGATCGGCGAGCCCGTGCTCCTGGAGCCAGCGGAGATGGCCGTGGTGCTCGAGAAGTTCAAGACGTACGGCCAGCAGCCCGAGCCCAGGGGCTGA
- the mtnA gene encoding S-methyl-5-thioribose-1-phosphate isomerase, giving the protein MKVHGQPMRTLWVEADGHSVGIIDQTRLPHAFATLRLTTLEEAAHAIRSMQVRGAPLIGATAAYGMCLALRADASDGALERACTLLQATRPTAVNLRWALDEMRRVLRPVPPSGRVAAAYQRAAALCDEDVAINRSIGEHGLGLIRSAWERKGRQGRVNVLTHCNAGWLATVDWGTALAPLYLAHEQGIPVHVWVDETRPRNQGASLTAWELGQHGVPHTVIADNVGGHLMQHGEVDLCIVGTDRTTARGDVANKIGTYLKALAAKDNGVPFYVALPSPTIDWTLEDGVRDIPIEQRDGRELTDISGRLPSGEVVTVRVTPEESPVANYGFDVTPARLVTALVTERGVCAASTEGLLSLFPERRPARGTGT; this is encoded by the coding sequence ATGAAGGTCCACGGTCAGCCGATGCGCACGCTCTGGGTCGAGGCCGACGGCCACTCGGTCGGCATCATCGACCAGACGCGCCTGCCGCACGCCTTCGCGACGCTGCGGCTCACGACGCTCGAGGAGGCGGCCCATGCCATCCGCTCCATGCAGGTGCGCGGGGCGCCGCTCATCGGAGCCACCGCGGCCTATGGCATGTGCCTCGCCCTGCGCGCGGACGCGTCCGATGGAGCGCTGGAGCGGGCCTGCACGTTGCTCCAGGCCACCCGGCCCACGGCGGTGAACCTGCGTTGGGCGCTCGACGAGATGCGCCGCGTGCTGCGTCCGGTGCCTCCGTCCGGGCGCGTTGCCGCGGCGTACCAGCGCGCGGCCGCCCTCTGCGACGAGGACGTGGCCATCAACCGCTCCATCGGCGAGCACGGGCTGGGGCTCATCCGCTCGGCCTGGGAGCGCAAGGGCCGGCAGGGGCGGGTGAACGTGCTGACGCATTGCAACGCGGGCTGGCTGGCCACGGTGGACTGGGGCACGGCGCTCGCGCCCCTCTACCTGGCACACGAGCAGGGCATTCCCGTGCACGTCTGGGTGGACGAGACGCGCCCGCGCAACCAGGGCGCGAGCCTGACGGCGTGGGAGCTCGGGCAGCACGGCGTGCCGCACACCGTCATCGCGGACAACGTGGGCGGCCACCTCATGCAGCACGGCGAGGTGGACCTGTGCATCGTGGGCACGGACCGCACCACGGCCCGGGGTGACGTGGCGAACAAGATTGGCACGTACCTCAAGGCGCTCGCGGCCAAGGACAACGGGGTGCCCTTCTACGTGGCGCTGCCCTCCCCCACCATCGACTGGACGCTCGAGGACGGGGTGCGCGACATCCCCATCGAGCAGCGTGACGGCCGCGAGCTGACGGACATCAGCGGGCGGCTGCCCTCGGGCGAGGTGGTGACGGTGCGGGTGACGCCGGAGGAGAGCCCGGTGGCCAACTACGGCTTCGACGTGACTCCCGCGAGGCTGGTGACGGCGCTCGTCACCGAGCGCGGGGTGTGCGCGGCCTCGACCGAGGGATTGCTGTCGCTCTTCCCCGAGCGGCGGCCTGCACGGGGGACGGGCACGTGA